The following are encoded together in the Culex pipiens pallens isolate TS chromosome 1, TS_CPP_V2, whole genome shotgun sequence genome:
- the LOC120429297 gene encoding uncharacterized protein LOC120429297, with product MDRCTMNICCTVGLLATLALVASVAADEARCMREEGASDADAQVLRESRPPVTRTQKCFFDCMYRASQFSDGKRFTKDGFIAYVMRVVGHDGLKFQVLSAMADKCVHLESDDRCQLAADIEKCLFGQHRKD from the exons ATGGATCGTTGCACGATGAACATCTGCTGTACCGTTGGATTGCTGGCAACCCTGGCCTTAGTGGCCTCTGTG GCCGCCGACGAGGCACGCTGCATGCGCGAAGAGGGGGCCTCCGACGCGGACGCCCAGGTTCTGCGCGAGTCCCGGCCGCCGGTTACGAGGACCCAGAAGTGCTTCTTCGACTGCATGTACCGGGCGTCGCAGTTTTCGGACGGCAAGCGCTTCACCAAGGATGGCTTCATCGCGTACGTCATGCGGGTCGTCGGCCACGACGGGCTCAAGTTCCAGGTGCTGAGCGCGATGGCCGACAAGTGCGTGCACTTGGAGAGCGACGACCGGTGCCAGCTGGCCGCGGACATTGAAAAGTGTCTGTTCGGACAGCACCGGAAGGATTAG